ACTGAAACGTTACGTGGATAAGCGCATGACAACGCTATGAGTGCGGTGGCCCGGCACACAGGTTGGATTTCCCCGGAGGAATACCTCGTGGGTGAGCACACATCCGAAGTCCGCCACGAATACGTGAACGGGCATGTTTATGCGATGGCCGGTGCGAGCGACGACCACAATCGCATTGTGGGCAACATCCATGGCGAGCTTCGTGAGCGGCTGCGTGGGAAGCGCTGCGAGCCATTCATGGCCGACATGAAAGTTAAGATCCCTCCAACTTTCGAAGATATCTATTATTACCCCGACGTGATCGTTGTTTGCGATCCGGCGGATGATGCGAAGTATTACCGGGAACGGCCGAGCGTCATCCTCGAAGTTCTTTCGCCGGAGTCCGAAAGGACTGACCGCCGGGAAAAGGCGATCGTATATCGTCTCATCCCTGGGCTCGAGGTCTATGTCCTCGTCGAGCAGGACCGTATGGCCGCGACTGTCTTACGGAGGGCTGAACCCGGCTGGCAAAGTGAAATTCTGGCCGGCGCAGGCGCCATCCTGAAACTTGAAAACATTGGGGTGTCTATTCCACTGGAGCGGCTTTACGAGCGGACCGCGGTTGTCGGCGCCAACCGTTCCACATCGGCGCGCACTGGAGAAACTCTTGATCAATCCCTATCAAAAGCCTGATTACCAGGAGCACCATGATTCGGGCCGCGCTCTGGGCGTCGTGTTGACCGGGCCGTGGGCCATCACATTTTGGCTCGATCATTTCGTAAGGGAGATTCGCGTTGTAAGCGTAGAAAAGGCCGATCGCTAACAGTGGAACATGCTTCCCTCCCTCGTCCATCGCACCCTCCGCACCGCTGACAAACGGTGCATCGCGAAGTTCCTCTGGAACTTCGGCGTAAAAGGCTTGCTGTCGGTCGAAAAATTCAAGCGCCGGATCAAGCGCGGCGAATACTTCCCGCCCTTCCTTTACCTCTCGATCATCAACTCCTGCAATCTCCGTTGCCAGGGTTGCTGGGTGGACGTCGAGGAGAAGGATGCCATCGATCTCGACACGTTGAACCGCACGATCACGGACGCCAAGCGGCACGGGAATTCGTTCTTCGGGATTCTCGGCGGCGAACCGTTCATGCACCCGCAGCTTCTCGAAATGCTCGCCGCGCATCCGGATTGCTATTTCCAACTGTTCACGAACGGCCAGTTCATTACCGAGAAGATCGCGGATCGTTTGCGCGAGCTTGGGAATGCGACGCCGCTGGTGAGCATCGAAGGCCGCGAAATCGTCAGCGACGAACGGCGCGGGCGAAGCGGCGTCTTCAGCAAAACCATGCGCGGGCTGGAGAATTGCCTGCGCGCGCGGCTCCTCACAGGCGTCGCGACCAGCGTGTGCCAGACGAACATCGACGAGTTGCTCACGGAGGAATGGCTTCGCGAACTGATCCGCCGGGGCGTCCATTACGTCTGGTACCACTCGTACCGTCCGGTCGGCCCGAAACCGAATTTCCAACTCGCCCTGCGTCCGGACCAGCTCGTGCGTACCCGCCGCTTCGTCGTCGAGATGCGCGCGAAAGTGCCCATCGCGATTATCGACGCTTACTACGACGACCGCGGGCAGGCGCTGTGTCCGATGGCGACCGGCATCAGCCACCACATCAGTCCGCGCGGCGATATCGAGCCGTGTCCCATTCTGCAGTTCGCGGTGGAAAATATCCGCGACGAGCGCGGCTTGTTCGAGACCATGCGCCAATCTTCTTTCTTGCGCGACTTTCGAGAGCTTCCGGCCAAAGCCACGCGCGGCTGCGTCGTCCTGGAACGGCCCGACCTGGTCAGGGAACTCGTTCTCAAGCACGGCGCCCGCGACACGACGGCGCGCGGCACAGCCATGGCGGAATTGGAAGCCATGACGCCGCGGTTCAGCCAATGGTTGCCGGGCGAAGAAGTGCCGGAAAAGCATTGGATGTACAAACTGGCGAAGCGATTTTGGTTCAACGATTTCGACGCTTACGCTCGGGCAGAGCACGATGCGACTGCCTCGGCCAAGGCTAAAGAGTTGATGGAATTTGACGATGAACAAGATGTGGGACGCGTGATGGGGACCTTGGACAAAGGTTAGCGGTCTGCAGGATTCTGTGAGCGCTCTTACAGTTTGGCGCCAGCGATGCTTGGCGCAGCGGCTGATTCTTTTGGCCGCGCTTGGATTGGTCCTGGCGATGAGGCCAGGAACATCTGCAGCAGCACAATCCCTCCTTTCCCGCTCGTTTGGGGGCTTGAGCCGATATTCATCCTGATTGGTCGCAGAAAGCAATGCTGAAGTAACCCCTCTTGAATCATCCGCGCCACCCGGCGGCGAGTTTTGGTTTGCACGGGCCTGTCGTGCTCGTTATCCTCCGGCTCATCCTGAAGCCTGCAAACCTATGTGTATCCAAATGCAATCCATTGGCGGCCGCGTTCGGCGTCCGATTGACAAACTCTCACTAAACAGAGCGCTCCGGGCTTGGTTTCTCGCCCTTGCGGCTTTCGTCGCGGCCTGTGGGATGCCGCACGCTTCCGCGCAAATCCCGGCTGTTGTGTTCACGGACGATTTCTCTTCGAACACGATCGATCCGGCCAAGTACCAGCCGGACGCGCCGTTCTTTGAAGGCGGCAAGGGCGATATTCACGCCGAGGCCGGCAACGGCGTCTTTAAATTCGTCGGGACGACCAGCCAGCAATGGTGGTCCGGCGGCACCCTTCGCATCACCCAGACGTTCGAGGCCACGGAGCAGACTCCGGTCAAGATCACCATCGACCGCGTCGCGGAGGCCGGCGTGGGCACGGCGTCGCGCAGCGCGCTGTGGATTCTGAACGAAGAGAAAGACAAGTACGTGCTCTTCGCCGATGTCCGGGGCGAAGGCGGCTGGCGCTTCAACCGCAAGATCGGCGAGACCGGCGACGTGCCCACGGGCAGCGGAACGGACATTGCAGCTTTCAATGGCGGCACTTTCGACGACGGCGGATTGCACCGGATGCAAATGGTGGCCAACGGCAGCACGGTGAAACTGATCCTGGACGGCATCCAAGGGCCGGAGGTGAAATTCCCGTTTTCCAAAGTCATATTCCAATTCGGGAGTTACGCCCGGGCGAACAACGATACGGCTGATACGACCTGGGATAATTTGAAAATCGAGACCAATTTGAAGACCTCCGTCGTTTTCTCGGACGACTTTTCATCCAACACGCTGCCGGCCAGCAAATATGAGCCGGATGCTCCGTTCTTTGAGGGGGGCAAAGGCGACATTCACGCCGAAGCGGGCAACGGCGTCTTGAAATTCGTCGGAACGACCAGCCAGCAATGGTGGTCCGGCGGCACGGTGCGCGTCGTGCCGGCGTTCACGGCCACTCAAGAGACGCCGGTGTCCATCTCGATCGATCGCGTCGCCGAAGCCGGCGTCGGCACCGCCTCCCGCAGCGCCCTGTGGATTCTGAATGAGGCGAAGGACAAATACGTGCTCTTCGCCGATGTCCGCGGCGAAGGCGGCTGGCGTTTCAATCGCAAGATCGGGGAGACCGGCGACGTGCCCACCGGCAGCGGCACCGACATCGCCGCCTTCAACGGGGGCTCGTTCGACAACGGCCAGTTGCACCGCATGCAAATAATCGCGGACGGCAAGACCGTGAAACTGCTCCTGGATGGTATCCAGGGCGCGGAAGTGAAGTTCCCATTCTCCAAGGTGATCTTCGAAATCGGAAGCTACGCCCGAGCCAACAACGACACGGCGGATACGACGTGGGACAACTTGAGAATCGAGACCGTGGTCCGGAAAACCAGCGTCGTCTTCGCAGACGACTTTGCCGCGAATACCATCGACCCCGCCAAATACCAGCCCGACGCTCCGTTTTTCGAAGGCGGCAAAGGGGACATCCACGCCGAAGCCGGGAATGGCGTGTTGAAATTCGTCGGGACCACCAGTCAGCAGTGGTGGTCGGGTGGAACGCTAAGGATCGTGCCGACCTTTGCGCCGTCCGAGGGAGAAACGATCACGCTGTCCATCGATCGGGTGGCCGAAGCCGGCGTCGGCACCGCCTCCCGCAGCGCGTTGTGGATACTCAATGAGGCGAAGGACAAATACGTCCTCTTCGCCGATGTGCGGGGCGAGGGCGGCTGGCGTTTCAATCGGAAGATCGGCGAGACCGGCGACGTGCCCACGGGCAGCGGCACGGACATCGCCGCCTTCAACGGAGCGGCCTTTGATGATGGAGGATTGCACCGCATGAGCATGATCGCGGACGGCAAGACGGTGAAACTCCTTCTGGACGGCATCCAGGGCACGGAAGTTAAGTTTCCTTTCTCGCCGGTTGTCTTCGAGTTCGGGAGTTACGCGCGAGCCAACAATGACACAGCCGACACCACTTGGGACAATCTAAGAATCGAAACGGCCGGGGGAACGACTTTCTCGCCGACCGCGATGAGCGTGCGTGTTGGACAACTCAGTCCGCCGGTGACTTTGCGCATTCCGCAGGGGCTGAATTCGCAGGCTCCGGTTCAGGTTCGCGTCGTCAGCAGCGACGCCAATCTCGCGGTCCCCGACGGCGGAACCGGGGCGAGTCTGAACGTAACGTTCCCAGCCGGAGGAGCAAACACGGCCACCTTCCGCATCCGCGGCGCGGGTTTGGGAACCGTTCAGTTTGCCGCGGAAGGCGACCTTCCGGGCGCCAACCGGCTGGCTGTGGCGGTCATCTCGGGGCCGGGCGTTGTGCTCGAAGAATCGTTCGCCGGAGCGACGATCGACACGGCGAAATGGCAAATCTCCAATCGAGCGTTCGAGGTCGGCACGGGTACCTACACCGTCACCCAGACCGGCGGCCAGCTTAACATCACCGGGGCGGGCGACTCCGATTTCTGGTCGGGCGCTTCGTTGAAGACGGCCAAGAGCTACGTCGCCACGAAAGACATCAACCTCGCCGTGGAAGTGGACCGCGTTTCCAACGAGCAAGTGGGCACCGCCGGGCGGACCGGCGTATTCATCACCAACGGCGATCGAAGCCGGTTCGTGTTCTTCGCGCACAACCTCGGCGAGAACGGCTGGCAAGTGAACGTGAATCCCGGAAACCCCACCGGCGGCGGCAGCAACCTGGCGGCCTTCAATGATCTCGATCTCGATCCGGGCCGGCACAAGATGAAGCTCGTGGCGGACGGTTCGATGGTCGAAGTGTTTCTGAATGGCGTTTCCGGCGGTCGCTTCCCGTTTGAGGTCACTTCGGACATTTACGTGGAATTCGGAGCGTATGCCCGCGCCACGGGCGATTTGATCACAGGCAAGTTTGACAACGCCAGAATCGAATACGTGCTGCCGTGCTCGAGCTTCTCCGAACGAAGCGTGTCGATGACACTGGCTGTTTCCGGCAAACCGGTCTCGGTCACGATTCCCCAGTTGCTCAACGACGCCGCCTCCGCCACGGTGACGGTGACCAGCCGCAATCCGGGGATTGCCATTCCGTCCGGCGCCGTGAATGGCGTGCTGACTTTGAACTTCGCGGCCGGATCGCCGAACACTCAGACGATTACCGTGACTCCGGTAGGGTTGGGTTCGACGACTTTTGAAATTGCCACTTCGCCGGCGAATTGCGCGGCCGGTTCCCTCGGCGTCGAGGTGGTTTCCATCCCGCAAGTGCTGTTGACCGACGACTTCACCGCAAGCACGATCGACGCGACAAAGTGGGTGCTCGACCAGACACCGTTCCAGGATGGGGCCGCCACCGCGGAGTCGGCGCTGACGATTGCGAACGGACAGGTGAAGATCGATGTCACGGCTGAAACCGCGACGTGGCCCGGTTTCGCGCTCGTCACGGCCAAGACCTACACCGCCTCGGCCACGGCTCCGGTAACCTTCGAAGTTGATCGCGTGCTTTTGGACTTCGTCCTGGTCACCGGCACCGGAGCCCGGCAGCGCACGGGAATTTGGATCAAGGAGCCTGGCGGCAACTTCTTGTTCTTTTCCGATCACGCGGCGTGGGACGGCAACAACTTCGGCTGGCGCTACAACAAGGTGACCGGCCAGGCGGACGATAATCCGAACGACGCCGGCATTAACATCGCCGCCTTCGATCCCGCCCAGTACAACGACCAGAAGAACCATCGCGTCAAAATGGTGGCTAACGGAGCGACCGTGAAACTCTACGTGGATGATGTCTTCGGAGCGGAGGTCGCCTTCCCGTTCGCGCAAGGGCTGACCTTTGGCTTCGGCGCCTACGTGCAGCAGGCATCCAACGTCGTGCGCGGTTACTTCGACAACGCCAGGATCACGGGCGGTTCGGCGCCTTTGCCTCCCAAACTCACCGCCGTCCTTCAAAGCGGGAACGTGGTAATCTCCTGGACCGGCGACGGCACCCTGCAATCGACCGATTCACTCGTGCCGGCGAACTGGCAGAACGTGACGCCGGCGCCGACGGGCAAGTCGATCACGACGTCGGCGAGCGCAGGCGCCAGATTCTACCGCCTCCGCCAATAGCAACTCGGCGATTGCGGCAAGCGGCCATTCATTCCTCACCGAAGCGGGTGTCTCCAACCGGCACTCGTTTCATGCGCATGGCCCTTGAACCGAAAACCGTGCGGACCGCAGCCTTCAGGCTGCTTCCGCGCACTCCCCG
The DNA window shown above is from Verrucomicrobiota bacterium and carries:
- a CDS encoding Uma2 family endonuclease, encoding MSAVARHTGWISPEEYLVGEHTSEVRHEYVNGHVYAMAGASDDHNRIVGNIHGELRERLRGKRCEPFMADMKVKIPPTFEDIYYYPDVIVVCDPADDAKYYRERPSVILEVLSPESERTDRREKAIVYRLIPGLEVYVLVEQDRMAATVLRRAEPGWQSEILAGAGAILKLENIGVSIPLERLYERTAVVGANRSTSARTGETLDQSLSKA
- a CDS encoding radical SAM protein, whose translation is MLPSLVHRTLRTADKRCIAKFLWNFGVKGLLSVEKFKRRIKRGEYFPPFLYLSIINSCNLRCQGCWVDVEEKDAIDLDTLNRTITDAKRHGNSFFGILGGEPFMHPQLLEMLAAHPDCYFQLFTNGQFITEKIADRLRELGNATPLVSIEGREIVSDERRGRSGVFSKTMRGLENCLRARLLTGVATSVCQTNIDELLTEEWLRELIRRGVHYVWYHSYRPVGPKPNFQLALRPDQLVRTRRFVVEMRAKVPIAIIDAYYDDRGQALCPMATGISHHISPRGDIEPCPILQFAVENIRDERGLFETMRQSSFLRDFRELPAKATRGCVVLERPDLVRELVLKHGARDTTARGTAMAELEAMTPRFSQWLPGEEVPEKHWMYKLAKRFWFNDFDAYARAEHDATASAKAKELMEFDDEQDVGRVMGTLDKG